ACCCCCAACCAAGTATATCTTGGTCAATGGTGCTTTGATCCTTTTGAATCAATGAAGAAAACTTATCAAAACTTTTTAAGATGAATGaagattttaaaatgcttttagcTTCATCAACAGGAGCCATGTTCAGTTTGACAGTAGTCAAATGGACGATTTCTATATTATACCAAATATAACAACATGATGGATTTTCCAGTGAATCTTACAGGTGTTACCAGGTGTTTGgtgagtaaataaaaaaaatctactggACAATAGCTGTTTTTTCCTCCCAAAACATTTGAAACctattgaaaaaatatgtctcCCATTAACTTGATATGTTTTTACAGAACCGCTTAAATGACCATATAGAGGATGGAATACTGATATGATTTTAGTTATCATTCTAGTTAGCACAACTGTAATAAAGTACCATGAATGTAATGATATGTTGATGGATTTACACTTGTTCTGTGCCTAGTTTCTGAATGACATCACACTTGTGGAATGGTCCAGCGATGAGACCAGGCCACTGAAAATCTGTGGGATCAGCTGCTGACTCAGCAACAACAATAAGCAGCTTTAATTGAAGAAAGGGTCACTATACAGGGACTGACATCATAAAAGCGTTGTGTCACTCCAtaaggaggaggattactgctgtgaTCAGTGGATTTAGGGATGGGCAGCTGAAGCCTCATGGATCTTCCCCAGGGTTCATCTGATTGTGCGGAAAATGCTTTGTATCCACTCAGAACAGTGGCATCTAGTGGTTCACTGCAAGTATATCATCTGCTTCAACCAGCCTGTCAAATAGGCTTCCATGTTCATGGACGCCCACATGACAGCTGTCAGGTTTACAGCAGAGGCCTTCCTCACCAGAGCTACGGCCTTCTCCGTGTTGCCTTGTACTATCAGAGATAATATAGGTGGGGTCCAAACGGTTGATGAAGGGCTATGGGTGACATTACATGAAATACAGCTCATTGGGTAAACATGCATTGATACTGAATGTTATAGCACTACAATCCACCATACCTTGAAACCTTCATCTTCCACAGTGGAAACTGGTTGCACATCTATTACGATCATATCCACCAATGCAGCATCAAGCGTTAGCTTCCTTGACACTGCAAAAAATTCAGCATATCAAGAAAATCACAGAGAAAAACGTGGGTTTCAAACTCATAACCTTTGGATCCAAAGGCTACACTGTTAACCATTCAGCTATCAGTTATGCGGTACTTTGTACCCACGGTCCAAATGATATTATAAATAATTACAGGCAGGAGGAGGATTGAGAGTTCATTGTCTGAGGTGTTTCAATGTGGTGTCGCATCATGGAGGAGGTGTTGTTGTGAGACATGAACTCTGCTGGAAAAATCATACACACttcaacagaaagaaaagaaaaaaagaatcatttaattttttaaaatgaaacataaacCTACTTCTGGTTAAAGACATCATCAATagctaataataatactagtaaactttatttgttttaaagaatTCAGAGACACTTGAGCAATGACAAATATTcataacatttataaaaaaatttaacgtaacaaaacagaactagaaccaatgcagtcagagactacaacatcccgcaacatccctgaattcaaaatttcagCGTAGGTCAGGTTAGGTCACAGGATGCTGCAGTCTCTTGATGAATTTACCCTGATCTagtttcataggtcagggtaaatcacGGCACTTGCTTTGCTGCACTTGCTCTATGGTCtgactggccttctccctcgtctttctatcttatctggttcctgagtgtacaaaagttgaaatttgaccttgacctagttttctcaaggtcaagattatcatctcattttcatcccctttgctgcctgagtaatgtgctttttgtttcatctttctatctgcaacgtaaataaactgcattttgtgtttatttgcctTGTCTTTGTccaatatttgaattttttggtGAGCTGAAACAAACCtgaaaaaaggagagagagaaaaaggactCTGGAAAGATGTAAAGACTCCTTGACACCACTGTACAGTACAGTCTGCTCCCTTTTCGCTGACGGATTTCTGTTGTCCGAGGTTCCCTGAAGGCACCATGAGCGTTTCTTCCTGTACTGTCGCACTGGGTTAGGCTTCCTCATGACCAGGAGAATTTGTGCACAGTTGTCAGTATTGAAGCGCACTTCCAGTTTAGGTAAGAGGGACTGAACAACTAGGGGCTGCAAACAACTCGTGCTAAACCTTCGTCGGTGGTCGCTTTTAGAGCGCAGAATGATTTTACATCATGCCCCAACACATTCAGATGTTCGTGTTTTGCTCTGCCACGGTTGCTCTGTCGCTTGTCGCCACATTGGTCTGTTTGAATGGGAAAGGTACGGTGAACAAATTTTATATTTGATATCTGGGCGACGTCAAGTTAGCTATGGCGTTAGATAAAGTAAATTCCGTAACGAGCTAGCGTTTTGCCATCGAAGTACAGTAGTTGACAGGTATAAATTCCCTGTTGAGTAAACCGGCGGACTTTAGGACCCGGCGGACGCGTTCACGGGGCGGAGGAGCAGGCGGGGAAAGATGAAGTTACCAAAGGACTGATCAGAGGTCAGTTTTAAAATTGCCTCAGAGGCGTTTAATGCCTCTAAAATGGCTCGGGACACCGATCCCCAGTCAGTTTGTCGTAAAATCCTACGTTACGCCTTTCTCCAACGACGTAAAGGGATAAACATAGAAGGAGGCTTCAGCTAGCATACAAAGAGTTGATTCGTAAATGTTAATGTGATGGTTCCCGTCTTGATAACTATAATTAGTGTCCTCACAAGTCCTTTCAACAAACCAAAATGGCCACTTTTCGTTGTTGACGCTGTTTGGGGCAGCGGCTTTAATCCGGAACCAGACGGAACCAGACGTCTGTCATAATCCGCAGTGTCAACATCTCCGGTCaaccgaccgaccgaccaaccCGTGGCGGTGGAGGTCCACCCGCCCTCCCCCCTTGAACCAGCCGGTGTCCCATCCGCCATGCAAGCCAACACAACGCGGGGCTTTCTGTGGTCGGACGTGGAGACGAGGACCTTGTTGAACATCTGGGGCGAGCAGGACATCCAGACGGCGCTGGATGGAAACTTCCGAAACAGCTTCGTGTACCGAGACGTGTCCCGGAGGCTGGGGGCCATGGGGTTCGACAGGACGCCGGAACAATGCAGGGTGCGGATCAAAAGCCTCAAGAGACAGTTCTTGTTAGCCAAGGAAGGTAATCTGAGGAATAATGGCCAATACCACAAGATCTGTAAGTTTTATGACGCCATGGAGAGGATTCTGAGCAACCGGCCCACTCTTGACCCGCAGGAGTTTATGGACAGCGgggtgggaggagaggaggccGGGGACGggctggaggaggatggagaggatgCTCAGGATGTCTACTCGGAGGGAACAGGAGAGTGTCTTTATCCTGCAGAGACGGAAGTGAAGTTGGAATACCCAGTTGTTCCCATTCCTATTCCAGTTAAAGTGACGGTGGGCAATAATGGTAGgtgcacacttttttttttttttgcgcttgCATGCACTTAAATGAGCATCAGATGATGTGTCAACCTTTTTATTCTCAGGTACTTCAATAAGACAAGCTAACAGCAGCCAGCTGTCCAGCGGGGTGTCCACCAGACCATCGAAACGTCAGAGGAAGCGGCGAACGAATTACCCCATGGAGAAACTGATGGAGCAATTCCTCGAGCAGAGCACGCAGGCGGAGGATAATTTCTACCGCATGGAGGAGCAGCGTTTGCAGGCCGAGGACCGCCGTAGAGAAACCGAACACGCCAGGGAGCTGCAGATGCTTCAGATGCTCGGTCAGATGTTCTCCAGCATCTCGTCCGCCAGACCCGGCTGTGCAGCCGCCCCCACCAAAACCGCTCCTCCCAACCGCGCTCCCGTGTTCTCCAGCACCTCTTCATCGTCCACTCGTGGCCATTCCAGTCACGCCAcacgccccccaccccagacTGATAGCGTCACCCAACAAAGTCACCTGCTGAACCCAGATCCCCAGGCGTTAGGTATTAGTCTTGGTGTCTTGTATGAAGACAAAACTGAGTCGAATGTGACTCCAGTTGAACTCCTTTACGCTGGTTTTCTTTACTTATGTAGTTTGGAATGATATATTTTCATTCGCGATGCTTTAATATGTTGttttaagttgtgtttttttgttgtgattTATGTTCTTTAGTTGCTGCCTCATGCAAAACAATCATTCCACACTTTAAAACGTTGTTTGTTTCTCCAGTATTGGAACGCTACTACACGCTGGGATCTGCATCTCACAGAAGTATGGATGATGACATCCTCTCACTGGTGAAGAACATAGTCCCTCCACTGACATCCAAAAAGCACAAAGGGCAAGACGGACGCATCGGGATCATTGGAGGATGCCAAGAGTACGTTTGCACAAAGAATCCCTCATCAGTATAACAGCAGTCACCAAACATGAGTTTATGTTTCACTCTGTACAACATCTGTCCTCTTGCCTTCACGTCTACCCCCTAAAGCTACACTGGAGCGCCGTACTTTGCTGCCATCTCAGCACTGAAAGTGGTAAGCAGTAGTTGTGATCTCTCTCCTGGCACAATTACAGTTAGTGTTACCCAGTTAGGATCCCGTTTCAGTCAGTCCAGGTTTGATGCAGCGGCGGCTCCTTTTTCTGTCGTCCAGGGGGCTGATTTGTCTCACGTTTTCTGCACCAAAGACGCCGCAGCGGTCATCAAGTCATACAGCCCAGAGCTCATCGTTCATCCTGTTCTGTAAGTAATACTCAGGAAATTCaaatccaaaaaacaaacaaactgtcaaGCGTTGTGTATAGTATACCTGCAGGACACATCACAACACTCAAAGAA
This window of the Antennarius striatus isolate MH-2024 chromosome 12, ASM4005453v1, whole genome shotgun sequence genome carries:
- the naxd gene encoding ATP-dependent (S)-NAD(P)H-hydrate dehydratase isoform X2, producing the protein MDSGVGGEEAGDGLEEDGEDAQDVYSEGTGECLYPAETEVKLEYPVVPIPIPVKVTVGNNGTSIRQANSSQLSSGVSTRPSKRQRKRRTNYPMEKLMEQFLEQSTQAEDNFYRMEEQRLQAEDRRRETEHARELQMLQMLGQMFSSISSARPGCAAAPTKTAPPNRAPVFSSTSSSSTRGHSSHATRPPPQTDSVTQQSHLLNPDPQALVLERYYTLGSASHRSMDDDILSLVKNIVPPLTSKKHKGQDGRIGIIGGCQDYTGAPYFAAISALKVGADLSHVFCTKDAAAVIKSYSPELIVHPVLDSPNAVEEIEKWLPRLHVLVVGPGLGREDLLLKAAKEVIEKSKARDIPIVVDADGLWLVTQQPSVIQGYQKGILTPNLMEFSRLFEALHHQPMDGSDQQRNVMQLSVVMGNLTVVLKGEQDLITDGTKVISCSVEGSGRRCGGQGDLLSGSLGVFAHWAHAASAAGTFSLNPSLVAAYGACSLTRQCNSQAFQRHGRSTTTSDMIQEIGSAFKKLFES
- the naxd gene encoding ATP-dependent (S)-NAD(P)H-hydrate dehydratase isoform X1, whose translation is MQANTTRGFLWSDVETRTLLNIWGEQDIQTALDGNFRNSFVYRDVSRRLGAMGFDRTPEQCRVRIKSLKRQFLLAKEGNLRNNGQYHKICKFYDAMERILSNRPTLDPQEFMDSGVGGEEAGDGLEEDGEDAQDVYSEGTGECLYPAETEVKLEYPVVPIPIPVKVTVGNNGTSIRQANSSQLSSGVSTRPSKRQRKRRTNYPMEKLMEQFLEQSTQAEDNFYRMEEQRLQAEDRRRETEHARELQMLQMLGQMFSSISSARPGCAAAPTKTAPPNRAPVFSSTSSSSTRGHSSHATRPPPQTDSVTQQSHLLNPDPQALVLERYYTLGSASHRSMDDDILSLVKNIVPPLTSKKHKGQDGRIGIIGGCQDYTGAPYFAAISALKVGADLSHVFCTKDAAAVIKSYSPELIVHPVLDSPNAVEEIEKWLPRLHVLVVGPGLGREDLLLKAAKEVIEKSKARDIPIVVDADGLWLVTQQPSVIQGYQKGILTPNLMEFSRLFEALHHQPMDGSDQQRNVMQLSVVMGNLTVVLKGEQDLITDGTKVISCSVEGSGRRCGGQGDLLSGSLGVFAHWAHAASAAGTFSLNPSLVAAYGACSLTRQCNSQAFQRHGRSTTTSDMIQEIGSAFKKLFES